One genomic region from Euzebya tangerina encodes:
- a CDS encoding FAD binding domain-containing protein, whose protein sequence is MIPAPFAYVAPDSIDEVLELLAQHGDEAAVLAGGHSLIPQLRLRQRRPGLVIDLRRVAGLDAVERTNDGVRIGPRVTVAQLARHDAVRESAPLVRAAAPHVADPLVRGRSTLVGALAEADPASDWVAVALALNAQLVLRSSGGERQLDIQAFLNAGAGEARTARRSDELVTAVTLPRSTAIGYARTTHPASGWPLAAVGVSVEVDDAGVVSSARIGVSGAFTTPQRASAAEERLVGSRLDAATVREAGGMATEDATFAGDADDLHGPPAHRRRILPTVLGRAVARISSH, encoded by the coding sequence GTGATCCCGGCACCGTTCGCCTACGTCGCTCCGGACTCGATCGATGAGGTGCTGGAGCTCCTGGCCCAACACGGTGACGAAGCCGCCGTTCTGGCGGGAGGTCACAGCCTGATCCCGCAGCTCCGACTCCGTCAGCGCCGGCCGGGGCTGGTCATCGACCTGCGTCGTGTCGCCGGACTCGACGCGGTGGAGCGCACCAACGACGGGGTCCGCATCGGCCCGCGCGTGACCGTTGCCCAGCTGGCACGACATGACGCCGTCCGCGAGAGCGCCCCGCTGGTGCGAGCGGCCGCGCCGCACGTGGCGGATCCGCTGGTCCGCGGCCGCAGCACGCTCGTCGGCGCCCTGGCCGAGGCCGATCCGGCCAGCGACTGGGTTGCCGTTGCTCTGGCCCTGAATGCTCAACTCGTCCTCCGCTCGTCTGGCGGTGAGCGACAACTGGACATCCAGGCGTTCCTGAACGCTGGAGCTGGTGAGGCGCGCACGGCCCGCCGGTCAGACGAGCTGGTCACGGCGGTCACGCTGCCGCGGTCGACGGCCATCGGCTACGCGCGGACGACCCACCCAGCCAGCGGGTGGCCGCTGGCTGCGGTGGGCGTGTCAGTGGAGGTTGACGACGCTGGTGTGGTGAGCAGCGCTCGGATCGGCGTCTCGGGAGCCTTCACGACCCCGCAGCGAGCGTCGGCGGCCGAGGAGCGGCTGGTCGGCTCGCGGCTCGACGCCGCCACCGTGCGCGAGGCTGGCGGGATGGCGACCGAGGATGCGACGTTCGCCGGCGACGCCGACGATCTCCATGGGCCGCCGGCCCACCGACGGCGGATCCTTCCGACGGTGCTGGGCCGCGCCGTCGCCCGCATCTCCTCGCACTGA